A section of the Rhizobium sp. SSA_523 genome encodes:
- a CDS encoding D-alanyl-D-alanine carboxypeptidase family protein, which produces MVVDVRSGRVLAHQEAFRRWYPASLTKLMTVYVTFKAIKSGKVSLDTPVVMSRNAVDQPASKMYVKPGASMTLDAALKILMVKSANDVAVAVAETVGGSAENFVSMMNIQAAELGMTSTRFINPHGLPGKGQYTTARDLAILAVQLRREYADYAGYFALEGVSTGTKDYPNYNMLIGRFDGADGMKTGFICASGFNQVSSATRNGRTLVSVVLGADSLAGRADESADLLQKAFGLPQGTGDLLGYLQPYGPDQTGVVDVSAEICNPKAAKIRSEGRDDEGRMIVQSPYIKEMARPPRFSLAAILPPPTPAKGEIANIPVPIPRPASF; this is translated from the coding sequence ATGGTCGTCGATGTGCGTTCCGGCCGGGTTCTGGCGCATCAGGAAGCGTTTCGCCGCTGGTATCCGGCATCGCTGACCAAGCTGATGACGGTCTATGTTACCTTCAAGGCGATCAAGAGCGGCAAGGTCAGCCTCGACACGCCGGTCGTGATGAGCCGCAATGCCGTGGACCAGCCGGCCAGCAAGATGTATGTCAAGCCCGGCGCATCCATGACGCTCGATGCGGCACTGAAGATCCTGATGGTGAAATCGGCCAATGACGTCGCCGTGGCGGTTGCGGAAACGGTGGGCGGTTCGGCCGAGAATTTCGTCTCGATGATGAACATCCAGGCGGCAGAGCTCGGGATGACATCGACGCGCTTCATCAATCCGCATGGCCTGCCCGGCAAGGGCCAGTATACCACTGCCCGCGATCTGGCGATCCTCGCCGTTCAGCTGCGCCGGGAATATGCCGATTATGCGGGCTATTTTGCCCTCGAAGGCGTGTCCACCGGCACGAAGGACTACCCGAACTACAATATGCTGATCGGCCGTTTCGATGGTGCCGACGGCATGAAGACGGGTTTCATCTGCGCCTCCGGTTTCAACCAGGTCTCTTCGGCGACCCGCAATGGACGAACGCTCGTTTCGGTTGTGCTGGGCGCCGACAGTCTTGCCGGCCGCGCCGATGAATCGGCCGATCTGCTGCAAAAGGCCTTCGGCCTGCCGCAGGGTACGGGCGATCTTCTGGGTTATCTTCAGCCCTATGGCCCGGACCAGACGGGGGTGGTGGATGTCAGTGCCGAAATCTGTAATCCCAAGGCGGCCAAGATCCGTAGCGAAGGGCGCGACGACGAAGGCCGGATGATCGTGCAGTCGCCTTACATCAAGGAGATGGCGCGTCCGCCGCGCTTCAGCCTCGCCGCCATTCTTCCGCCTCCGACGCCCGCAAAGGGCGAAATCGCCAATATCCCGGTCCCCATTCCCCGGCCGGCCTCCTTCTAA
- a CDS encoding GTP-binding protein: protein MPAPNERIPVSVLTGFLGAGKSTLLNRILKDPSAKDTAVIINEFGEVGIDNLLVESSGDTLLELSNGCLCCTIRGELVETLASLIDQMQTGRIKPIRRVVIETTGLADPAPVMQAVMGHPVLCQSYQLDGVVTVVDAVHGLSTIDQHIEALKQVAVADRLVITKTSLTDGKDKAALEARLRALNPRAARLDGDTPDAGRISVLINGLYAPDSKIADVGRWLHEEEADHAAPADSAAGHHHHHHHDDHHHHHDDHGHGGHAHHGSHHHDVNRHGTDIRSFSIIHDEPIDPMAMELFIDLLRSAHGEKLLRMKAIVKLADNVERPLVLHGVQTLFHPPERLPHWPPGSERKTRMVLITQGLSEDFVTDLFAAFTGQPRIDRPDRAALADNPLAVPGFRR from the coding sequence ATGCCAGCACCCAATGAGCGTATTCCGGTCTCCGTCCTGACCGGCTTTCTCGGCGCCGGCAAATCCACGCTGCTCAATCGGATCCTGAAGGATCCGTCCGCCAAGGACACGGCGGTGATCATCAACGAGTTCGGCGAAGTGGGGATCGATAACCTGCTCGTCGAAAGCTCCGGCGATACGCTGCTGGAACTGTCCAATGGCTGCCTGTGCTGCACCATTCGCGGCGAACTGGTGGAGACGCTCGCCTCGCTGATCGACCAGATGCAGACGGGTCGCATCAAGCCGATCCGCCGCGTGGTCATCGAGACGACGGGCCTTGCCGATCCCGCGCCGGTCATGCAGGCGGTGATGGGCCATCCCGTTCTGTGCCAGAGCTATCAGCTGGACGGCGTGGTGACGGTTGTCGATGCCGTTCACGGACTGTCGACCATTGATCAGCATATCGAGGCCCTCAAGCAGGTTGCCGTCGCCGATCGCCTCGTCATCACCAAGACCAGCCTGACGGACGGCAAGGACAAGGCGGCCCTGGAGGCGCGGCTGCGCGCCCTCAATCCGCGTGCGGCGCGACTGGACGGCGATACGCCGGATGCGGGCCGGATCAGCGTGCTGATCAATGGCCTCTATGCACCTGATAGCAAGATCGCAGATGTCGGCCGCTGGCTGCACGAGGAAGAGGCTGACCATGCGGCGCCTGCGGATTCTGCCGCGGGTCACCACCATCATCACCATCATGACGATCACCACCATCATCATGACGATCACGGCCATGGCGGCCATGCCCATCACGGGTCCCACCATCATGACGTGAACCGCCACGGAACGGATATCCGCTCCTTCTCGATCATTCATGACGAGCCCATCGATCCGATGGCCATGGAGCTCTTCATTGATCTGCTGCGTTCGGCGCATGGCGAGAAGCTGCTGCGCATGAAGGCGATCGTGAAGCTTGCCGACAATGTGGAACGACCGCTGGTCCTGCATGGGGTGCAGACCCTGTTTCATCCGCCGGAGCGCCTGCCGCATTGGCCGCCCGGCAGCGAGCGCAAGACACGGATGGTTCTGATCACCCAGGGCCTCAGCGAGGACTTCGTGACGGACCTGTTTGCCGCATTCACCGGCCAGCCGCGCATCGACCGGCCCGATCGGGCTGCCCTGGCGGACAATCCGCTGGCCGTCCCGGGTTTTCGCCGCTGA
- a CDS encoding M20 aminoacylase family protein produces MPILNRAAELQKEVTEWRRHLHERPELLYDVDETAAFVADKLRAFGVDEVVTGLGRTGVVGIIRGKGESERVVGLRADMDALPLEEISGRPWASRIPGKMHACGHDGHTAMLLGAARHLAETRNFNGSVAVIFQPAEEGGRGALAMVEDGLMDRFGIQEVYGMHNMPGMPLGTFAIRKGGIMAAPDKFTIKIAGRGGHAAEPHRTADPIVIGAQIVNGLQMIAARNANPLRSVVVSITQFHAGTTHNIIPEEAFLTGTVRSLDENVRDLAEARIRQIAEGIAAAHDARAEVEYERACPVTVNHPEETLHAARAAMDIVGERQVNTDVDASMAGEDFAFMLQARPGAYIMIGNGDTAALHNPAYDFNDEALAYGISYWVRLAEQRLSD; encoded by the coding sequence ATGCCGATCTTGAACAGAGCTGCCGAACTCCAGAAAGAGGTCACGGAGTGGCGGCGCCATCTTCATGAACGGCCCGAGCTTCTCTACGACGTGGATGAGACTGCTGCCTTCGTGGCGGACAAGCTGCGCGCTTTCGGTGTCGATGAGGTGGTCACCGGTCTCGGACGCACAGGTGTCGTCGGCATCATCCGCGGCAAGGGCGAAAGCGAAAGGGTCGTCGGATTGCGCGCCGATATGGATGCCCTGCCGCTGGAGGAGATTTCCGGCAGGCCCTGGGCATCCCGCATACCGGGCAAGATGCATGCCTGCGGCCATGATGGGCACACGGCCATGCTGCTGGGTGCCGCCAGGCATCTGGCGGAGACGCGCAATTTCAACGGAAGCGTCGCGGTGATCTTCCAGCCGGCCGAGGAAGGTGGCAGGGGCGCGCTTGCCATGGTCGAAGACGGGCTGATGGACCGCTTCGGCATTCAGGAAGTCTATGGCATGCACAATATGCCGGGCATGCCGCTCGGGACCTTCGCCATCCGCAAGGGCGGCATCATGGCGGCGCCGGACAAGTTCACGATCAAGATTGCCGGCCGCGGTGGACATGCCGCCGAGCCGCACCGCACGGCGGACCCGATCGTCATCGGCGCGCAGATCGTCAACGGGCTGCAGATGATCGCGGCGCGCAATGCCAATCCCTTGCGGTCCGTCGTTGTCTCGATCACCCAGTTCCACGCCGGCACCACGCACAATATCATTCCCGAAGAGGCTTTCCTGACCGGAACGGTTCGCAGCCTGGACGAGAATGTCCGCGATCTTGCCGAAGCGCGCATCCGCCAGATCGCCGAGGGCATCGCAGCGGCGCATGACGCGCGTGCCGAAGTGGAGTACGAGCGCGCCTGCCCGGTCACCGTCAACCATCCGGAGGAAACGCTGCATGCAGCGCGTGCCGCGATGGACATTGTCGGCGAGAGACAGGTCAATACGGATGTCGATGCAAGCATGGCCGGCGAGGATTTCGCCTTCATGCTCCAGGCGCGTCCCGGCGCCTATATCATGATCGGAAACGGCGACACCGCAGCGCTTCACAACCCCGCCTATGACTTCAATGACGAGGCGCTGGCCTATGGCATCTCCTATTGGGTGAGACTGGCGGAGCAGCGGCTCAGCGACTGA